The Limnospira fusiformis SAG 85.79 genomic interval GTCCCTGGGTAGAGTGAACCCACACTCAGGACATCGGAACACTTTTGAGCCACCTAGCTGGGAATGCACATGACCACAGTGAGTACAGGTTTTGCTGGTGTATTCTTCCGTCACATCTACAACTGTGGTTCCAGTTATCTCGGCTTGATGTCTCAGGGTTAGTTTGAATCGATAATGCGCCCATGTCAGCATGGCGCGGGCAGTCTTAGACCTGATTAGACGCTTCACCTTGGCAACCATATCGGAAGTCTCGAAGGTGGGCAAAAAAATTAGGCTGTAGTTGTGAGTCAAGTAGTGAGCAATTTGTTTGTGGGCTTCATCAACTAGATTGCGGATTTTGGTTCTCATTCGTTGAGCCGCTTGCCTCATCCGTCGCCTCCTTGAACGACAGGGTTCCTTGGCGATTCGGCTGATCAAATCATCCAAATGTTGACATAGCCTAGTAATGCCTCCAATATCCCCGGAGCCCAATTCCAGAAATCGTGAACCATCAAACCCGGTTATGAAAGTTCGGACACCCGGGTCTAATGCAATCACGCCAGTAGCGTCAGTTGGGGTAACGGCAACTGGTTCAGGGAAAATCGCCAACCATCGACCTTTGGTAAACACCAACTGAGTCCCTTGCCCGCAAGTTTTAGGGATGGGTTCGGAAACC includes:
- a CDS encoding RNA-guided endonuclease InsQ/TnpB family protein: MAACRYCYNQAIALSRSGKRLSKLKLRNKVMQSDLPAWVKETPCHIRQNAIFDAYLAFSASPGARFRSCRDSSQAIKFNNANFSSGSWYPRLTKGLTFMVSEPIPKTCGQGTQLVFTKGRWLAIFPEPVAVTPTDATGVIALDPGVRTFITGFDGSRFLELGSGDIGGITRLCQHLDDLISRIAKEPCRSRRRRMRQAAQRMRTKIRNLVDEAHKQIAHYLTHNYSLIFLPTFETSDMVAKVKRLIRSKTARAMLTWAHYRFKLTLRHQAEITGTTVVDVTEEYTSKTCTHCGHVHSQLGGSKVFRCPECGFTLPRDWNGAFGIFLKALRDTASVTLTGNSAIVALSGNSRINVA